From Triticum aestivum cultivar Chinese Spring chromosome 4A, IWGSC CS RefSeq v2.1, whole genome shotgun sequence, a single genomic window includes:
- the LOC123088245 gene encoding 39S ribosomal protein L47, mitochondrial, which yields MLSMSRVLARRLFSTAAPEGAAAASTSLARKAQNPLEELFEVERSTEDDQPAPHYGRGWKASELRLKSWDDLHKLWYVLLKEKNMLMSQRQMLASESMRFPNPERISKVRRSMCRIKHVLTERAIADPDPRRTAEMKRMINAM from the exons ATGCTCTCCATGTCGAGGGTGCTCGCGAGGCGGCTCTTCTCCACCGCCGCGCCcgagggcgccgccgccgcctcgacgtcGCTGGCGAGGAAGGCGCAGAACCCCCTCGAGGAGTTGTTCGAGGTCGAGCGGAGCACCGAGGACGACCAGCCCGCTCCCCACTACG GTCGTGGTTGGAAGGCTTCTGAATTACGCCTCAAGTCTTGGGACGACCTTCATAAGCTGTGGTATGTCCTGCTAAAGGAGAAGAACATGCTCATGTCTCAACGCCAGATGCTGGCTTCAGAGAGCATGCGCTTCCCAAACCCGGAGCGCATTTCCAAG gTGAGGAGATCGATGTGCCGGATCAAGCACGTGCTGACGGAGCGGGCCATTGCGGACCCTGACCCGCGGAGGACTGCGGAGATGAAGCGGATGATCAACGCCATGTGA